In Aquimarina spinulae, a single window of DNA contains:
- a CDS encoding asparagine synthase-related protein: protein MISFSIDIKDIIYPCAATPKGWCFDESSIEPFTHQSLESFAITNGTQYLFVVRERNAQIITKETKKSTLRIVCDNEFHEVTKNLRQWSLHYISLLIDSNTITIHTGKWGVAPIYLVESNNKLLGHWNPKEHYKHLSSLTLDKELASHYLITYYRPYSKKTIFPKMHRLTERSVAHWSGNDTLEITYPLSLEQPFARELKPDADVVGMFKEILNHSMKRWIHNDVKTISTELSSGLDSGIISIIASSLTSTKLQTYGLLVMDEYKGAQISRRNEFIARFGYDDTSIHIEDFLPFSRNSYRITNAEMVPWEGCYHAAFNHLLSLAKQNKNDLLFTGFGGDELFFPYWNEMDNEDKKSYMSSAHLQRNEVPLFIKDDLYETYSDTVNSIKRAPKSLMPDSSVEAVAYGSPVYLSNNIWPVSPYCTPELINFCRSLPFSWRKNRRLQREFLAQSGCSKKITHPKKPEDFGPVMFHALQQSKYQVNKLFKNSYLADLGYIEPKKFINAYQEHINDKGASKYSNIDFYTVIALEYTMRSLVAKQNENLVII, encoded by the coding sequence ATGATTAGTTTTTCGATTGATATAAAAGATATTATTTATCCTTGTGCTGCAACACCAAAAGGATGGTGTTTTGATGAGAGTAGTATAGAACCATTTACACATCAATCGTTAGAATCTTTTGCTATTACTAATGGAACACAATATCTATTTGTTGTTAGAGAACGTAATGCCCAGATAATAACTAAAGAAACTAAAAAGAGTACATTACGTATTGTTTGTGATAACGAGTTTCATGAAGTAACAAAAAACCTTAGACAGTGGTCACTGCATTATATTTCTCTTTTAATAGATAGCAATACCATTACTATTCATACAGGAAAATGGGGAGTTGCCCCAATCTATTTGGTAGAAAGTAATAATAAATTATTAGGGCATTGGAATCCCAAAGAACATTACAAACATCTTTCTTCGCTAACATTAGATAAAGAATTAGCCTCTCATTATCTTATTACATACTACAGACCATATTCAAAAAAAACAATATTCCCGAAAATGCATAGACTAACAGAGCGATCTGTAGCACATTGGAGTGGGAATGATACTTTAGAAATTACATATCCACTATCTCTCGAACAACCTTTTGCTAGAGAGCTTAAACCCGATGCCGATGTTGTTGGGATGTTTAAAGAAATTCTTAATCATTCTATGAAACGGTGGATACATAATGATGTAAAAACCATATCGACAGAATTGAGTAGTGGTCTTGATTCTGGGATTATCTCTATTATAGCTTCGTCTTTAACATCTACTAAGTTACAAACTTATGGTTTGCTGGTAATGGACGAATATAAAGGTGCTCAAATATCGCGAAGAAATGAATTTATTGCCAGGTTTGGATATGACGATACAAGCATACATATTGAAGATTTTTTACCTTTTTCTAGAAATAGTTATAGGATAACTAATGCAGAAATGGTTCCTTGGGAAGGGTGTTATCATGCCGCATTTAATCATTTGTTATCCTTGGCCAAACAAAATAAAAATGATCTGTTATTTACAGGCTTTGGCGGTGATGAATTATTTTTTCCCTATTGGAATGAAATGGATAACGAAGACAAAAAATCATATATGTCTAGTGCGCATTTACAAAGAAATGAAGTGCCTTTGTTTATAAAAGATGATTTATATGAAACATACTCTGATACAGTAAATTCGATAAAAAGAGCACCTAAATCATTAATGCCTGATTCATCTGTAGAAGCTGTGGCATATGGTTCTCCTGTATATCTTTCTAATAATATTTGGCCAGTAAGCCCCTATTGTACTCCCGAACTTATTAATTTTTGTAGAAGCCTTCCTTTTTCCTGGCGAAAAAATCGAAGATTACAACGAGAATTTCTCGCACAATCTGGTTGCTCTAAAAAGATTACCCACCCCAAAAAACCAGAAGATTTTGGCCCTGTCATGTTTCATGCATTGCAACAATCAAAATATCAGGTAAATAAGCTTTTTAAAAATTCGTATTTGGCAGATTTAGGGTATATAGAACCGAAAAAATTCATAAATGCTTATCAAGAACATATTAATGATAAAGGAGCGAGCAAATATTCAAATATTGATTTTTACACAGTAATAGCATTAGAATATACCATGCGTTCTTTGGTTGCTAAACAAAATGAAAATTTAGTAATAATATGA
- a CDS encoding DUF6438 domain-containing protein has protein sequence MKYVMIILIMVSFSCQSTKNATANTSEDEALVYYSKGSCMGKCPVYDVWIYEDGSVSYSGIHHVSVKGNIKAKLEEQEFRALKTMLNKDSYEGLAFKKVRDKPITTLRFNGKEYKYYSSRIDGALKEIDTTLKNAIDNITMGYESGGNKEG, from the coding sequence ATGAAATATGTAATGATAATACTAATAATGGTAAGCTTTTCTTGTCAATCCACCAAAAATGCTACTGCAAATACTTCAGAAGATGAAGCACTAGTATATTATTCAAAAGGATCTTGTATGGGAAAATGCCCGGTGTATGATGTATGGATATATGAAGATGGCTCGGTTTCTTACTCGGGAATACATCACGTTTCTGTAAAAGGAAATATAAAAGCTAAGCTAGAAGAACAGGAATTTAGAGCGTTAAAAACGATGTTGAATAAAGACTCATACGAAGGTTTGGCTTTTAAAAAAGTGAGAGATAAGCCAATTACTACATTACGTTTTAATGGTAAAGAATATAAATATTATTCTTCTAGAATTGATGGTGCCCTAAAAGAAATTGATACTACATTAAAAAATGCAATAGATAACATCACAATGGGTTACGAAAGTGGTGGAAATAAAGAAGGATAG
- a CDS encoding RNA polymerase sigma factor, with protein MSEKQKSVCDEKNFRMIFDNHSEVILNFIYYKCGDMKQAEDITQDAFVKLWKNCKKVLFDKAKSFLMKVAQNAFFNELNHEKVILKYNQQSFSSIQYDYSPEFLMEEKEFMVKLQRSISELPPKQREVFLLSRKDKKTYKEIAEIIGLTQKAVERRMHLALLELREKLGRTV; from the coding sequence ATGTCAGAAAAACAAAAGTCTGTTTGTGATGAAAAAAACTTTAGGATGATTTTTGATAATCATTCTGAAGTGATCCTGAATTTCATTTATTATAAATGTGGAGATATGAAACAGGCAGAAGATATAACACAGGATGCTTTTGTAAAACTTTGGAAAAATTGCAAGAAAGTACTTTTTGATAAAGCAAAGTCTTTTTTAATGAAAGTAGCTCAAAATGCTTTTTTTAATGAATTAAATCACGAAAAAGTAATCTTAAAGTATAATCAGCAAAGCTTCTCTTCTATTCAATATGATTATAGCCCAGAGTTTTTAATGGAGGAAAAAGAGTTTATGGTAAAATTACAACGTAGTATTTCTGAACTCCCGCCAAAGCAAAGAGAAGTTTTTCTATTAAGCAGAAAAGACAAGAAAACCTATAAAGAAATTGCCGAGATTATTGGGTTAACCCAAAAAGCGGTAGAGCGAAGAATGCACTTGGCATTATTAGAATTAAGAGAAAAATTAGGGCGCACGGTTTAA
- a CDS encoding FecR family protein — MEKSDNIDVFLAKWASGELSEEEINAFKKSKDYTLYETILEGTKLLEVPTVDREKLFDRIQEDVSKEKKVISLIPGWAYAIAASIALILGYTLFFNQNITHQSGFGERLAITLPDGSEAILNAKSKLYYKKGSWENTERIVFLDGEAFFKVKKGNTFTVKSDHNSVSVLGTQFNVNASSKFFEVICYEGKVKVENGISSKIITKGQAVRSIDSSFEEWELNDTAPSWTSGESSFVNTPLQQVISALEKQYKITIKSERIGVDQRYSGGFAHDNLQNALHTIFDAMDIKFIFIDKNTVELSKE; from the coding sequence ATGGAAAAGTCAGATAACATAGATGTTTTTTTAGCCAAATGGGCCAGCGGTGAATTATCCGAAGAAGAAATCAATGCTTTCAAAAAATCTAAAGATTATACTTTATACGAAACTATTCTCGAAGGAACAAAGTTACTTGAAGTCCCCACAGTAGACAGAGAAAAACTTTTTGATCGTATTCAAGAAGATGTCTCTAAAGAGAAAAAAGTAATCTCTTTGATTCCTGGATGGGCATATGCAATCGCTGCAAGTATTGCACTAATCCTTGGGTATACTCTATTTTTTAATCAAAACATTACACATCAATCCGGATTTGGTGAACGACTAGCAATAACACTTCCTGATGGTTCTGAAGCAATTTTGAATGCTAAATCAAAACTATACTATAAAAAAGGAAGCTGGGAAAATACCGAACGAATCGTATTTTTAGATGGAGAAGCCTTTTTTAAAGTGAAAAAAGGAAATACATTTACCGTAAAATCTGATCATAATTCTGTTTCAGTATTAGGCACGCAATTTAACGTTAATGCTTCTTCTAAATTTTTTGAGGTGATCTGTTATGAAGGTAAAGTAAAAGTAGAAAATGGAATTTCTTCGAAAATTATTACCAAAGGACAAGCAGTAAGAAGTATTGATTCATCATTCGAAGAATGGGAATTAAATGACACCGCTCCTTCATGGACTTCAGGAGAAAGTAGCTTTGTCAATACCCCATTACAGCAGGTGATATCTGCTCTCGAAAAACAATATAAAATTACTATTAAAAGTGAGCGCATTGGTGTCGATCAGCGATACAGTGGTGGGTTTGCCCATGATAATTTACAAAATGCTTTGCATACTATTTTTGATGCAATGGATATTAAGTTTATTTTTATAGACAAGAATACTGTAGAATTGTCTAAAGAATAA
- a CDS encoding TonB-dependent receptor: MKYHFLLLISLFFLTANAQEKKKDIHYIDLSLDGFLTEMEGLFDVKFSYNTSSFTDIVITIDQNAISLNEIIAIVSDQYPIHFTQVDERYYVVKLNKTTPFCGYLTDETHTPIEGATILNEVKKSGTSSDDKGFFSLKDNSVSDTLIISYLGYKTIAIPLKKVINKKCDTYILSPEDFVLNEVIIKEYLTSGIVKTRDGSVKIQPNNLNIISGLSEPDILQNIQLLPGIESPLETASGIYIRGGTPDQNLILWDGIKMYNSDHFFGLISAFNPYITKDITIYKSGTQPIYGDRVSGVIDIKTDQTVPDKTHGGIGINMTHADGYLKLPISKKIGVLLSARRSITDVIDTPTINTYSNRAFQNTSITDNRSIFDPESSESKELFYFTDVTLKLIANLSKKHDISISNLFTQNKLDYSFKDSQFADMSQDKLAIKNFGTNISWDSKWGSRFSTKTQFSYSEYLLEYQGRNLFINQDLTIEKENAIEEYGLLFHSDWTINPHFTFSNGYQFYYNRTAFYLRENDAEVGNYQENPTHSFYSQLQYSAPQTWLVSFGLRGNYYAALQSAFIEPRFYVERKIGKHFRVKGSAEVKNQSISQVIEFATFNFGLENQLWVAAQEDDIPLLRSQQYTLGTLFHKKNWNIEIDTYYKKIKGLTSLTRGFESTSGDLSEGESISTGIDLLIKKKAGKYSTWLGYSFSDTEFTFNTLNQGKAFKGNNNITHSVSWSHAYQWKKFQFSLGWKYRTGTPYTPSLGLTIVDDLPIVQYGAINSKSLPDYHRLDFSVVYDFNWSSKNDRIKSRLGFSLLNLYGRKNILDRSYPLYQLTDSENNISYELREVNKSSLNITPNVTFRLSF; encoded by the coding sequence ATGAAATACCACTTTTTATTGCTTATTTCTCTTTTTTTTCTAACTGCAAATGCTCAAGAAAAAAAGAAGGACATACATTATATTGACCTCTCATTAGACGGTTTTCTAACCGAAATGGAAGGGCTTTTTGATGTGAAATTTTCTTATAATACTTCGTCATTCACAGATATAGTGATCACGATAGATCAAAACGCTATATCATTAAACGAAATTATAGCTATTGTATCCGATCAATACCCAATACATTTTACACAAGTTGATGAGCGATACTACGTTGTTAAACTTAATAAAACAACTCCTTTTTGTGGATATCTTACCGATGAAACCCACACTCCTATTGAGGGAGCTACTATACTTAACGAAGTAAAAAAATCAGGGACCTCATCTGATGATAAAGGCTTTTTTTCTTTAAAAGACAATAGCGTATCAGACACTTTAATTATTTCATACCTTGGATATAAAACCATTGCTATCCCTCTTAAAAAAGTAATCAACAAGAAATGTGACACCTATATTCTATCTCCCGAAGATTTTGTGTTAAACGAAGTTATAATAAAGGAATATCTAACCTCTGGAATAGTAAAAACCAGAGATGGTTCGGTTAAAATTCAACCTAATAATTTAAATATAATTTCGGGATTATCTGAGCCCGATATTCTGCAAAATATTCAACTGTTGCCTGGGATAGAAAGTCCGCTAGAAACCGCTTCAGGAATTTATATAAGAGGTGGTACTCCCGATCAAAACCTAATTCTATGGGACGGTATTAAAATGTATAATTCTGATCACTTTTTTGGACTTATTTCTGCTTTCAACCCATACATCACCAAAGATATTACTATATACAAAAGTGGAACCCAGCCTATTTATGGAGATCGTGTCTCGGGAGTTATTGATATCAAAACAGATCAAACTGTACCCGATAAAACACACGGAGGTATAGGAATTAATATGACTCATGCCGATGGATATTTAAAACTTCCTATTTCTAAAAAAATCGGGGTTTTACTATCGGCCAGAAGATCTATTACCGATGTTATTGATACTCCAACAATTAACACCTACTCTAACCGGGCTTTTCAGAACACAAGTATTACTGATAACAGGTCTATTTTTGATCCCGAATCTTCAGAAAGTAAAGAGCTATTTTATTTTACCGATGTAACCTTAAAATTAATTGCCAATCTTTCTAAAAAACACGATATCTCTATTTCTAATTTGTTTACTCAAAACAAACTTGATTATTCTTTTAAGGATTCTCAATTTGCAGATATGTCACAGGATAAACTTGCTATTAAAAATTTTGGAACAAACATTTCCTGGGATAGCAAGTGGGGTTCGCGATTCTCTACAAAAACACAATTTTCATATTCTGAATATCTACTCGAGTACCAGGGAAGGAACCTCTTTATTAATCAAGATCTAACTATAGAAAAAGAAAATGCCATCGAAGAATATGGACTATTATTTCATTCTGACTGGACTATTAATCCTCATTTCACTTTTTCTAATGGATATCAATTCTACTATAACCGAACAGCATTTTATCTAAGAGAAAATGATGCTGAAGTCGGAAATTATCAAGAGAATCCTACTCATAGTTTTTATTCTCAATTACAATATAGTGCTCCCCAAACTTGGCTGGTTAGCTTTGGCCTAAGAGGAAATTATTACGCCGCATTACAATCTGCTTTTATCGAGCCCAGATTCTATGTAGAACGAAAAATAGGAAAGCATTTTAGGGTTAAAGGATCTGCAGAAGTCAAAAATCAATCCATTAGTCAAGTGATTGAGTTTGCCACTTTTAATTTTGGCCTCGAAAATCAGTTATGGGTTGCAGCACAAGAAGATGATATCCCATTGTTGAGAAGTCAGCAATACACGCTGGGCACTCTTTTTCATAAAAAAAACTGGAATATCGAAATAGATACCTATTACAAAAAGATAAAAGGACTTACTTCGCTAACCAGAGGGTTTGAGTCTACTTCGGGTGACCTGTCTGAAGGAGAAAGTATCTCTACGGGAATAGATTTATTAATTAAAAAGAAAGCGGGTAAGTACTCTACCTGGCTTGGGTATTCATTTTCTGATACCGAGTTCACATTTAATACGCTTAATCAAGGTAAAGCTTTTAAAGGAAATAATAATATCACGCATTCTGTTTCGTGGTCTCATGCTTATCAGTGGAAGAAATTTCAGTTTTCGTTGGGGTGGAAATATCGTACCGGTACTCCATATACTCCTTCATTAGGGCTTACAATAGTAGATGATCTGCCCATTGTTCAATACGGTGCTATAAACTCTAAGTCGCTACCCGATTATCATAGACTGGATTTTTCTGTAGTATATGATTTTAACTGGTCATCAAAAAACGATAGAATAAAAAGCCGCCTGGGCTTCTCTTTATTAAATCTATATGGAAGGAAAAATATCTTAGATCGAAGTTATCCGCTCTATCAATTAACAGATAGTGAAAATAATATTTCTTATGAATTAAGAGAAGTCAATAAATCTTCTTTAAATATCACTCCTAATGTTACGTTTAGACTAAGTTTTTAA